A window of Synechococcus sp. UW179A contains these coding sequences:
- a CDS encoding diflavin flavoprotein, with translation MAATVAASSASADRQVITLPVDRGLVCLRGLSPQRLRFELEYALERGSTANSFLFEAGPDAAGVEQLAVLVHPPGMAYSSVFLPALLKVLPATDQPLLIVVGHVNPNRVALLQELARIYPGLELIASNPGAKLLEELWNQRKPSPPGVEEDHQPPLPHFPPLRVIRREETQALSHGRNLLLLPAPTPRWPGGLMAFEQRYGLLMSDKFFSAHLCTSAWAEANRSSTEEERRHFYDCLMAPMARKVDLLVERLEELSIRTIAPAHGPAIDASWRSLLNDYHRWGESHQKSSLNVVLLFASAYGNTSAIADALGRGVSRTDIRVTSLNCEFTPSEELVAAIQSADGILIGSPTLGGHAPTPVVSALGTLLAEGDRSKPVGVFGSFGWSGEAVDLLETKLRDGGFSFGFDPIRVKFSPDRAMVKELEETGTRFARKLLQAEKRAQRRNAGSMSESRSDPAVLALGRVVGSLCILTTRKGELSGAMVASWVSQASFTPPGLTVAVAKDRAVEALLHKGDRFALNVLAEGRESGPMKQFLQPFQPGADRFSGLELETSPNEQPLLPEALAWLEGRVSQRMECGDHWLIYAELDHGGVLDQEASTAVHHRRSGANY, from the coding sequence ATGGCTGCAACTGTCGCGGCCAGCTCGGCGTCCGCTGATCGGCAGGTCATCACCCTGCCGGTTGACCGCGGCCTTGTCTGCCTGCGGGGGCTCAGCCCCCAGCGGCTGCGGTTCGAGCTGGAATATGCGCTGGAGCGTGGCAGCACTGCCAACAGTTTTCTGTTCGAGGCAGGCCCTGATGCCGCAGGAGTTGAGCAACTCGCCGTTCTGGTGCATCCACCGGGGATGGCCTACAGCAGCGTCTTTCTGCCAGCACTGTTGAAAGTTCTGCCAGCCACGGATCAGCCCCTGCTGATTGTGGTGGGACATGTGAACCCCAACCGCGTAGCGTTGCTTCAGGAACTGGCCCGGATTTATCCAGGCCTTGAACTGATTGCGTCCAATCCTGGCGCCAAACTGCTGGAAGAACTCTGGAACCAGCGCAAGCCCTCGCCCCCTGGAGTGGAAGAGGACCATCAACCACCACTGCCTCATTTCCCGCCACTGAGAGTGATTCGACGGGAAGAGACACAGGCACTCAGCCATGGGCGCAACCTGCTGCTGCTGCCGGCACCAACGCCGCGGTGGCCGGGTGGCTTGATGGCCTTCGAACAGCGATACGGGCTGTTGATGAGCGACAAGTTTTTCAGCGCCCATCTCTGCACCAGCGCCTGGGCCGAAGCTAACCGGAGCAGCACAGAAGAGGAGCGGCGCCATTTCTACGACTGCCTGATGGCGCCGATGGCCCGCAAAGTCGACCTGCTTGTGGAGCGCCTGGAGGAACTGAGCATCCGCACGATTGCGCCGGCCCATGGTCCGGCCATCGATGCCAGCTGGCGCAGCCTGCTGAACGATTACCACCGCTGGGGAGAAAGTCACCAGAAATCCAGCCTCAATGTGGTTTTGCTGTTCGCTAGTGCCTACGGCAACACCTCGGCGATTGCCGATGCCCTGGGTAGGGGCGTCAGTCGCACTGACATCCGGGTCACCAGCCTCAACTGCGAGTTCACACCGTCGGAGGAGCTGGTTGCCGCCATCCAGTCTGCGGATGGAATCCTGATCGGCTCACCCACTCTTGGTGGTCACGCTCCCACGCCGGTGGTCTCCGCCCTGGGAACACTGCTGGCGGAGGGTGACCGCAGCAAGCCGGTGGGAGTCTTCGGCAGCTTTGGCTGGAGCGGCGAAGCTGTCGATCTGCTGGAAACAAAGCTGCGCGATGGCGGCTTCAGTTTCGGCTTCGACCCGATCCGGGTCAAATTCAGCCCTGATCGCGCCATGGTGAAGGAGCTGGAGGAAACCGGCACGCGTTTCGCCCGCAAACTTCTGCAGGCTGAAAAACGTGCCCAGCGGCGCAATGCCGGAAGCATGAGCGAAAGCCGCAGCGATCCGGCTGTGCTGGCGCTTGGACGCGTGGTGGGATCCCTCTGCATCCTCACCACCCGCAAAGGCGAACTCAGCGGCGCCATGGTGGCGAGCTGGGTCAGCCAAGCCAGCTTCACTCCTCCTGGCCTGACTGTGGCGGTGGCCAAGGACCGCGCCGTAGAAGCTCTTCTGCACAAGGGCGATCGCTTTGCGCTGAACGTGCTTGCCGAGGGACGCGAAAGCGGACCAATGAAACAGTTCCTGCAACCGTTTCAACCAGGGGCCGACCGGTTCAGCGGTCTGGAACTGGAGACCAGTCCGAATGAACAACCGCTGCTTCCCGAGGCGCTCGCCTGGCTGGAAGGGCGAGTGAGCCAGCGGATGGAATGCGGAGACCACTGGCTGATCTATGCCGAGCTTGATCACGGCGGCGTGTTGGATCAGGAAGCCTCCACAGCCGTCCACCACCGACGCAGCGGAGCTAACTACTAA
- a CDS encoding diflavin flavoprotein, whose protein sequence is MVTASLNSTNSTAVTPRLTLQCESIAPDSTTIRSLDWERSRFDIEFGLRNGTTYNAFLVRGERTALIDTSHAKFRDTWVPLLKEQIDPMSIDHLIVSHTEPDHSGLIGDLIDLNPEIEIVGSKVAIQFLKDQVHRPFNSRAVKTGDELDLGTSPDSGVQHRFEFLSAPNLHWPDTIFSFDHGSGILYTCDAFGLHYCSEELFDSDPGAIAPDFRFYYDCLMGPNARSVLQALKRMDALPEINTVAVGHGPLLRQHLSHWLNDYREWSSQRSKGDSYAAVCYLSQYGFSDRLSQAIAHGIGKADAQVQLVDLRATDPQELTALVGEAKAVVVPTWPAEPDGELQASIGTLLAALQPKQLVGVYDAFGGNDEPIDAVAEQLRNQGLKPAFEPLRIRQLPQGGDYQRCEESGTDLGQILTRKKSIEALRSIDANLDKALGRLTGGLYIVTASQGEGDARRSGAMVASWVAQASFRPPGLSVAVAKDRAIEALMQVGDSFVINVLRQERYKPLMQHFLKRFPPGADRFEGVNVLHGAAEGGPVLTDALAYLSCRVEQRMEGPDHWIIYALVEQGNVADIDGRTAVHHRKTGNHY, encoded by the coding sequence ATGGTCACGGCAAGCCTGAACAGCACGAATTCCACTGCTGTGACCCCCCGACTCACATTGCAGTGCGAGTCGATCGCGCCTGACAGCACCACCATCCGTTCCCTGGACTGGGAACGCAGCCGATTTGATATCGAATTTGGGCTACGCAACGGCACCACCTACAACGCCTTCCTGGTGCGCGGCGAACGCACTGCCCTGATCGACACCAGCCACGCCAAGTTCCGTGACACCTGGGTGCCACTGCTCAAGGAGCAGATCGATCCGATGTCGATCGACCATTTGATCGTGAGTCACACCGAACCGGATCATTCCGGACTGATCGGCGATCTGATCGACCTCAATCCCGAGATCGAGATCGTGGGTTCCAAGGTGGCGATCCAGTTTCTCAAGGACCAGGTTCATCGGCCCTTCAACTCACGCGCGGTGAAAACCGGCGATGAACTGGATCTGGGCACCAGTCCGGACAGTGGCGTGCAGCATCGCTTCGAGTTCCTGAGTGCCCCGAACCTGCACTGGCCCGACACGATCTTCTCCTTCGATCACGGCAGCGGCATTCTTTACACCTGCGATGCCTTCGGACTGCATTACTGCTCCGAGGAGTTGTTTGACTCGGACCCCGGGGCCATCGCACCGGACTTCCGCTTCTACTACGACTGCCTGATGGGCCCCAATGCCCGCAGCGTGCTGCAGGCGCTGAAGCGCATGGATGCGCTGCCTGAGATCAACACCGTCGCTGTGGGGCACGGCCCCCTGCTGCGCCAACACCTCAGCCACTGGTTGAACGACTACAGAGAGTGGAGCAGCCAACGCAGCAAGGGCGACAGCTACGCAGCCGTCTGCTACCTGAGCCAATACGGCTTCTCAGACCGCCTCAGCCAGGCCATTGCCCATGGCATCGGCAAAGCCGATGCACAGGTTCAGCTGGTGGATCTGCGAGCCACCGATCCGCAGGAACTCACCGCTCTGGTCGGGGAAGCCAAGGCGGTGGTGGTCCCCACCTGGCCAGCGGAACCGGATGGTGAACTGCAGGCATCGATCGGCACCCTGCTGGCCGCTCTTCAGCCCAAACAGCTTGTTGGGGTCTACGACGCTTTCGGTGGCAATGACGAGCCGATCGATGCCGTGGCCGAGCAGCTGCGCAATCAGGGGCTGAAGCCGGCCTTTGAACCGCTGCGCATCCGCCAACTGCCCCAGGGCGGCGATTACCAACGCTGCGAGGAATCTGGCACCGACCTTGGCCAGATTCTGACCAGGAAGAAATCGATCGAAGCGCTGCGCAGCATCGACGCCAACCTCGACAAGGCGCTCGGTCGCCTCACCGGCGGTTTGTACATCGTGACGGCGAGCCAAGGCGAAGGTGATGCGCGCCGCAGTGGTGCGATGGTGGCCAGCTGGGTGGCCCAGGCCAGTTTTCGCCCCCCCGGCCTGAGTGTTGCAGTGGCCAAGGATCGCGCGATCGAAGCACTGATGCAGGTTGGCGACAGCTTTGTGATCAACGTGCTGCGGCAAGAGCGCTACAAGCCTCTGATGCAGCACTTTTTGAAGCGTTTCCCCCCCGGAGCCGATCGATTCGAAGGGGTGAACGTGCTGCATGGAGCCGCTGAGGGTGGTCCTGTGCTCACGGATGCGCTGGCCTATCTGAGCTGCCGGGTGGAACAGCGGATGGAAGGGCCGGATCACTGGATTATCTACGCGCTGGTGGAGCAGGGAAACGTGGCTGACATCGATGGACGAACGGCCGTCCATCACCGCAAGACAGGCAACCACTATTGA
- a CDS encoding TRAP transporter large permease subunit, whose amino-acid sequence MIEVEALGWVISFDPSTVLAPGMFLALIVALLSGFPVAFCLGGVGVIFALLGMLSGEIEPQFVTALPQRILGIMANFTLLAIPAFVFMGSMLESSGIAERLLETMGRLLGRLRGGLALAVVLVGSLLAATTGVVAATVTTMGLISLPAMLRAGYDKSLATGVIVASGTLGQIIPPSIVLVVLGDQLGISVGDLFIGALVPGLLMSTVFAIYVLVISALKPELAPELKPELSGSGHPLRLLQSVLPPIALIVAVLGSIFFGIATPTEAGVIGAVGAMVLAGLNGGFSRQKLSNVCESTMRTTAMVMAILMGSTAFSLVFRGVGGDQLISDLLLNLPGGRVGFLVFSMLIIFLLGFFIDFFEIAFIAVPLLLPAARQLLGPEALVWFGVMIGANLQTSFLTPPFGFALFYLRGVAPDEVSTRDIYRGALPFVGLQVAVLALIIAVPGLVDWLPRVAGALSPGPMT is encoded by the coding sequence GTGATCGAAGTCGAAGCCCTTGGCTGGGTGATCAGCTTCGACCCCTCCACGGTCCTAGCTCCCGGGATGTTCTTGGCGCTGATCGTGGCGTTGCTGAGCGGGTTTCCCGTTGCGTTCTGTCTGGGTGGTGTCGGGGTGATCTTCGCCCTGCTGGGCATGCTCAGCGGTGAGATCGAACCACAGTTCGTCACCGCCCTTCCCCAAAGAATCCTGGGGATCATGGCCAACTTCACCCTGCTGGCCATCCCCGCCTTTGTGTTCATGGGTTCGATGCTGGAAAGCTCCGGCATCGCTGAACGGCTACTGGAAACCATGGGCAGGCTGCTGGGCCGTCTGCGCGGCGGACTGGCGCTGGCCGTCGTTCTGGTGGGTTCGCTTCTGGCGGCGACAACCGGTGTGGTGGCAGCAACCGTCACCACCATGGGGTTGATCTCCCTGCCCGCCATGCTGCGGGCGGGATACGACAAGAGCCTCGCCACAGGGGTGATTGTGGCGTCAGGCACCCTCGGCCAAATCATTCCCCCCAGCATTGTTCTGGTGGTGCTGGGCGATCAACTCGGAATTTCAGTCGGTGATCTGTTCATCGGGGCGCTGGTTCCAGGCCTACTGATGTCGACGGTATTCGCCATCTATGTGCTGGTGATCAGCGCTCTCAAGCCAGAACTGGCCCCCGAACTCAAGCCCGAGCTCAGCGGCTCCGGTCATCCTCTGCGTTTGTTGCAATCAGTGTTGCCACCGATCGCTCTGATCGTTGCGGTGCTGGGCAGCATCTTCTTCGGCATTGCGACACCCACAGAAGCGGGCGTGATTGGCGCGGTCGGCGCCATGGTGCTAGCAGGCCTCAATGGCGGTTTCAGCCGTCAAAAACTCTCGAATGTCTGTGAAAGCACCATGCGCACCACTGCCATGGTGATGGCCATCCTGATGGGATCCACCGCCTTCAGCCTGGTGTTCCGCGGTGTGGGCGGCGATCAGCTGATTTCCGATTTGCTGCTCAACCTGCCGGGAGGACGAGTGGGTTTCTTGGTGTTCAGCATGCTGATCATCTTCTTGCTGGGCTTCTTCATCGATTTCTTCGAAATCGCTTTCATCGCAGTTCCGCTGCTACTTCCTGCAGCCCGTCAGCTGCTGGGTCCCGAAGCTCTGGTGTGGTTCGGCGTGATGATCGGCGCCAATCTGCAGACCTCCTTCCTCACACCGCCGTTCGGCTTTGCGCTGTTCTATCTGCGCGGCGTGGCACCCGATGAAGTCAGCACGCGCGACATCTATCGGGGCGCTCTGCCGTTTGTCGGCCTGCAGGTTGCAGTCCTAGCCTTGATTATCGCGGTACCAGGCCTGGTGGACTGGTTGCCTCGTGTCGCCGGAGCCCTCAGCCCGGGTCCGATGACCTGA
- a CDS encoding TRAP transporter small permease subunit, which produces MSEPLSGVVRLFDRINAAAAWLARWSVLLMLAIGIWNVVGRYLGSAIGINLSSNGLIEAQWYLFDLIFLLGLGWTLQKQGHVRVDVLQSRWSPRRRNRQELNSILLLLLPFAFGVMAISIAPALRSWSIAEMSPDPGGLPRTWVKSLIPLGFLLLGLQGIAEALRLRLAVGSPEITKAAEDQPPQGGTPL; this is translated from the coding sequence ATGAGCGAACCTCTCTCCGGTGTGGTGCGACTGTTTGATCGCATCAATGCCGCGGCCGCTTGGCTAGCACGCTGGTCCGTGCTGCTGATGCTGGCCATCGGAATCTGGAACGTTGTCGGCCGCTATCTCGGTTCAGCCATCGGCATCAATCTCAGCTCTAACGGTCTAATCGAGGCCCAGTGGTATCTCTTTGATCTGATTTTTCTGCTCGGCCTCGGCTGGACCCTGCAGAAACAGGGCCATGTCCGAGTGGATGTGCTGCAAAGCCGCTGGTCACCACGCCGTCGCAACCGTCAGGAGCTCAACAGCATCCTGCTGCTGCTGCTGCCCTTCGCCTTCGGGGTGATGGCGATCTCGATTGCGCCGGCGCTGCGCTCCTGGAGCATTGCCGAGATGTCACCCGACCCTGGCGGTCTGCCGCGCACCTGGGTGAAATCGTTGATTCCCCTGGGCTTTCTGTTGCTCGGGCTGCAGGGAATCGCCGAAGCGCTGCGCCTGCGACTGGCAGTCGGTAGCCCCGAAATCACAAAGGCTGCCGAAGATCAGCCCCCGCAGGGAGGTACCCCGCTGTGA
- a CDS encoding TRAP transporter substrate-binding protein, with amino-acid sequence MQRRQLLRTSGQALAAAAGAGALSACTIRRAETGRGSGLPQVRWRMATSWPVSLDTIYGGAETICEQVKAMSGGGFTIEPFAAGEIVPGLEVLDAVQAGSVECGHTASYYYVGKNPAFAFGTAVPFGLTAQQQNAWLYEGGGNEAMDALFADFGAKSFPAGNTGGQLGGWFKRPIDNLASLKGLKMRIPGLGGKVMASLGVNVQVLPGGEIYLALERGAIDAAEFTGPYDDEKLGLPKAAKYYYYPGWWEPGPSLAALVNRSAWDKLPEEYQAMFSTACYQANLGMLSKYEQRNSEALLRLRRQGIKLEAYSNDILKAAKEATSVLFADLAAGDASFRDLLERWRLFQKETLNWNRINELPLVKFNTSAERGEE; translated from the coding sequence ATGCAACGTCGGCAGCTGCTCCGGACCAGTGGGCAAGCGCTCGCCGCTGCAGCCGGAGCCGGAGCACTGAGCGCCTGCACGATTCGTCGTGCTGAAACAGGACGCGGCAGTGGCCTTCCCCAGGTGCGCTGGCGGATGGCGACAAGCTGGCCGGTCTCGCTCGACACCATTTACGGAGGTGCCGAAACCATCTGTGAACAGGTGAAGGCAATGAGTGGCGGAGGGTTCACGATCGAACCGTTTGCCGCCGGTGAAATCGTTCCCGGACTCGAAGTGCTGGATGCGGTTCAAGCGGGCTCCGTGGAATGCGGCCATACAGCCAGCTACTACTACGTGGGCAAGAATCCCGCCTTCGCCTTTGGCACCGCTGTGCCCTTTGGGCTCACCGCCCAGCAACAGAATGCCTGGCTTTATGAAGGTGGCGGCAATGAGGCGATGGACGCCTTGTTCGCCGATTTCGGCGCCAAGAGCTTCCCTGCCGGAAATACGGGCGGTCAGCTTGGCGGCTGGTTCAAACGACCTATCGACAATCTGGCGTCTCTGAAAGGCCTGAAGATGCGCATCCCAGGACTGGGAGGCAAGGTGATGGCAAGCCTTGGGGTGAACGTTCAGGTCTTGCCAGGCGGGGAGATCTATCTGGCACTGGAGCGGGGAGCCATTGACGCCGCAGAGTTCACTGGCCCCTATGACGACGAGAAGCTCGGCCTCCCCAAAGCAGCGAAGTACTACTACTACCCAGGATGGTGGGAACCAGGGCCGAGCCTGGCCGCGCTGGTCAACCGCAGTGCCTGGGACAAACTCCCTGAGGAGTATCAGGCCATGTTCAGCACGGCTTGCTACCAAGCCAATCTGGGCATGCTCAGCAAATACGAACAACGCAACAGCGAGGCGCTGCTGAGACTCAGGCGACAGGGAATCAAACTTGAGGCCTACAGCAACGACATCCTCAAAGCAGCCAAGGAAGCCACCAGCGTCTTATTCGCCGATCTAGCGGCTGGCGATGCCAGCTTCCGGGACTTGCTGGAACGCTGGCGGCTATTCCAGAAGGAAACCCTGAACTGGAATCGCATCAACGAGCTGCCGCTGGTGAAGTTCAACACCAGCGCCGAGAGAGGTGAAGAATGA
- a CDS encoding Hsp20/alpha crystallin family protein, whose amino-acid sequence MITLRQSPFDLFERLDQQLSQVERVPAAEIHETEDHYSIRLELPGVAHASIDVKASDRSLSVSAERLNPQANAADEAEASTDNTLLSEFRYGNWSRSFRFAHSLDRDALRASYRDGILTIEAPKTDNRTTVSVKVEN is encoded by the coding sequence ATGATCACCCTGCGTCAATCACCATTTGATCTGTTCGAGCGTCTCGACCAGCAGCTGTCACAGGTCGAACGTGTACCAGCCGCCGAAATTCACGAAACCGAAGATCACTACTCCATTCGCCTGGAACTGCCTGGTGTCGCTCACGCCAGCATCGACGTGAAAGCCAGCGATCGCAGTCTCAGCGTCAGCGCTGAGCGTCTAAATCCTCAGGCCAATGCAGCCGATGAGGCCGAAGCGTCGACAGACAACACCCTGCTCAGCGAATTTCGCTATGGCAACTGGAGCCGCAGCTTTCGCTTCGCCCATTCCCTTGACCGCGATGCGCTGCGGGCCAGCTACCGCGACGGCATCCTCACTATCGAAGCTCCCAAAACGGACAACCGCACCACCGTGTCGGTGAAGGTGGAAAACTGA
- a CDS encoding MEKHLA domain-containing protein, whose product MAESAPWQTPSSQCLISRLMLSHQRAFKRPLLTCGDPAKDLFSSKMAVLAHDNSRDPRLIYANATALRLWERSWQEMIGMPSRYTAEEGARKQRASALQRAHKQDAFEGYSGIRVSRTGQRFMINNARIWTLWDDQGLNCGQAAAFSSWCWL is encoded by the coding sequence GTGGCTGAATCAGCGCCCTGGCAGACGCCTTCATCCCAGTGCCTGATCTCCAGACTGATGCTGTCTCACCAACGGGCCTTCAAGCGTCCACTGCTGACCTGTGGCGACCCAGCCAAGGACCTGTTTAGCAGCAAGATGGCCGTTCTCGCCCACGACAACAGCCGTGATCCCCGCCTGATTTATGCCAATGCCACCGCTCTGCGCCTTTGGGAGCGGTCTTGGCAAGAGATGATCGGCATGCCCTCCCGTTACACGGCGGAGGAAGGAGCTCGCAAGCAACGCGCTTCCGCCCTGCAACGTGCGCATAAACAGGACGCTTTCGAGGGTTATAGCGGCATCAGAGTGTCACGAACCGGTCAACGATTCATGATCAACAACGCAAGAATCTGGACCCTATGGGATGACCAAGGCCTCAACTGCGGGCAAGCGGCAGCATTCTCAAGTTGGTGCTGGCTCTGA